The following is a genomic window from Flavobacteriales bacterium.
ATTGCCGGTAAGTCACTACTCTGTCGAATACAAGCGGCCCGCTTACTATGACGATGAGCTGAAAGTGGTCACGCATATACGAGAGTGTACCGGTACCCGGATCCATTTTGATTATGAGATCTTCAATCAGCTTGAGGAGCTGTTATGCACAGCGCAGACTACCTTGGTATTTGTGAGCATGGAGACCGGTAGACCTTTGCGAGCTCCTGAGCAGGTCATGCAGTTGCTTGCATGATCACTTAGCGATCACCTTGGTATTCACTCGGTGTAGCTCTTTCATTGCAGTTAGGAAATCGGTCAGGCTTGCGCGTTCGATATCGATATCCAGAAGACACGATTCTCGATGATCGGTGTGGATGATCTCCCCCTTGTACCTCTTGACCATGCGCATCACCATACTCATGTCCTCATAACCGAATGTTAGACGTATACGTTCTGAGATGACCTTGATAACGACATGGGCCTGATCGAGAGCCTCTTGTGCTGCGCCCCCGTAGGCCTGTATCAGACCTCCTACTCCCAACTTGACACCTCCGAAATAGCGCACTACGACTACAAGCACTTGGGTCAGTCCTTTGGATTCGATCTGCCTGAGAATGGGGTCTCCGGCAGAATGGGTGGGTTCTCCATCGTCATTCGATCGGGATCGATCACCCGATTCTCCTAGCCGGTAGGCATAGCACCAATGACGCGCACTGTGATGTTCTTTCTTCATCCGATCGAGCTGATCTTCAACGTCTTTCACTGTATTCACCGGTATGGCGTAGGCAAAGAATTTGCTTCCTTTTTCTTTGATCAGCGCCTCGGATTGCCGGGATATGGTGGAGAACTCTTCTATCATCTCTCAGTTGGGAAAGATGATCATTCCTATGGCAAGAAGACCTATGATAATCCCGACCCAATTCACAACACTCAATCGCTCCCTGAAAGCGAAGAGCCCCATCATAGTCCCCGCGAGGATGACCCCCATATTGTGGACCGGAAAGAATAAGGATGTATGAAGAAGACCCGTATCCATAGCCTTGATAATGAAGAATATAGAGGCATAATTCACCAGACCCAATACGAGCCCTCCTATGACATCCTTCCATTGCCACTGGATGTCTTTCTTTACTCTATACCTATATATAAGGAAGCTCGTGCCTATGACAGCTGCAACGAGAAAGATGCTCGGAATGAAGACCATGGCCTCTTCAGGTGTCTGCATCAAATAGCCCTGTGCATACCCGATGATGAGATCGACCAAGCCGGACCCGACAAAGAGGATGATCGGCAAATAGACATAGCGCTGATCGAGGGTGACCTTTTCATTTCTTTTAGAACTCAGAACCACAGCACCCAGGGCCAGAAGGATGCCGATGACTTTCAGCACAGAGAAGCCCTCTTGAGGATCCATGAACATGAACACTGCGGCAGGGATGATCATCGCGGTACGCGAGGCGACCGATCCCACCGTAACGCTATGCTTCTGTACAGTAAGGGCCATCACAGTGAATATGCTGATGAAGAGTAGGCCTTCGATAGGTGCCAGCCATATCCACTCGTAGTCTTGCCATCCGCTGAAACCCGACCGAGGTAACAAGGTAGTACCGAATAGAAAGGCCGTCCAGTAATTGAATACGATCGCCTGATAGGTCTGAAGACCGAACCTGGGAAATAGCTTGAAGACCAGAAAGATGGCCGTAGAAGCGGATATGCTGAGTAAGAAGTAGAACATCTATTCTGCGCTGCGGCAAAGAAGCCCCCTTAGCGATTGATTTGCAAATCTGTATTTCTTTGTGAGCAAAGCCTCTACGATGAACCCTGTACAATCCAGACTTCGCTCAGAACCATTCTCCACCGTATTTGAGATCGCTGCTCGTACATTCAAACCGATCACCATCGGATATCTGCTCTATACATTGGTGAGCCTGATCTTCATTCTTCCCCTCTTGTTCATCGTCATGGATATCGACCCGGCCGTGTACATGGATATGGTCAGTATCTCAGATCCGATCCAACGGCAGCAGGCAGCCCAGGAGATGATCAGTGGTATGAATATGGAATTCGACCCGATGATGATCCTCTCTATGATGGTGATCGTCTGTGGCTTCCTACTGGTCGGATCATGGTTCTACAATCTCTGTTTCATTGCCATCGAAGCATATATCCGTGACCGGAGCCTTTCCTTGGGAGAACTCATCAAGAAATCCTTTAATGCCAATGTCTTCTGGTTGGTCCTGGCGAGTCTGTTGATCTCCTTGATCGGATTCTCCGCATCCATATTGGTGAGCCTATTCAG
Proteins encoded in this region:
- a CDS encoding acyl-CoA thioesterase; translated protein: MSSSEVFIRVRYGETDRMGYCYYGNYAQYFEVGRVEALRSKGLSYKELEDQGIALPVSHYSVEYKRPAYYDDELKVVTHIRECTGTRIHFDYEIFNQLEELLCTAQTTLVFVSMETGRPLRAPEQVMQLLA
- a CDS encoding YigZ family protein, with the protein product MIEEFSTISRQSEALIKEKGSKFFAYAIPVNTVKDVEDQLDRMKKEHHSARHWCYAYRLGESGDRSRSNDDGEPTHSAGDPILRQIESKGLTQVLVVVVRYFGGVKLGVGGLIQAYGGAAQEALDQAHVVIKVISERIRLTFGYEDMSMVMRMVKRYKGEIIHTDHRESCLLDIDIERASLTDFLTAMKELHRVNTKVIAK